The following are encoded together in the Variovorax sp. PBS-H4 genome:
- a CDS encoding LapA family protein — MNSMSSKSTRAMPAAATGAQAVGTAALGSVLMGAAAFGALAIGALSIGRLLVGRARIRRLEIDELVVRRIRTSDPLTPPPMSQPAVVSQAVGVPAEVAYAFASRMDNLPFWASGLARGIDQREGKWFADSPMGEVEVAMVPANPFGVLDHHVTLPNGATVHNAFRVTPCGEGCMLTFVVPRLDGVSQESSEADIAHVQRDLATLKGLLEQRAS; from the coding sequence ATGAACTCGATGTCATCAAAGTCCACACGTGCCATGCCGGCGGCCGCAACGGGCGCGCAGGCCGTCGGTACGGCTGCGCTGGGCTCTGTCCTGATGGGCGCCGCGGCATTCGGTGCGCTTGCCATCGGGGCCTTGTCCATCGGCCGGCTTCTCGTGGGCCGGGCTCGTATTCGCCGGCTGGAGATTGACGAGCTTGTTGTTCGCCGCATTCGAACGAGTGACCCTCTGACGCCGCCGCCAATGTCACAGCCGGCTGTGGTCAGCCAGGCAGTCGGAGTTCCAGCGGAGGTCGCCTATGCCTTCGCCAGTCGAATGGACAATCTGCCGTTTTGGGCGTCCGGCTTGGCCAGGGGCATCGACCAACGTGAGGGCAAATGGTTTGCCGACTCGCCGATGGGCGAGGTTGAAGTCGCGATGGTTCCCGCCAACCCATTTGGCGTCCTCGACCACCATGTGACGCTACCGAATGGCGCCACCGTCCACAACGCGTTCCGGGTCACGCCCTGTGGGGAAGGCTGCATGCTGACTTTCGTAGTGCCTCGACTGGACGGCGTCAGCCAGGAAAGCTCTGAGGCAGATATTGCGCATGTACAACGAGACTTGGCGACGTTGAAGGGATTGCTTGAACAGCGGGCCTCCTGA